CGGCGTTCGTGCCGATGCGATGAGCGTGCACCTTGACCCAAGGTCAACCTCAATAGTGATCTGAGTCACTCGAGGGGGTCGGGTCGGCGGCCCGGTCGATCCGCCGGGGCTTCCAAGGCTGTCGCGTGTCGCTGTGTGAGGCCGCTCACCACCAGCTGATGGCGCCCACGACCGCGAGTAGCGCGCACACGCCCAGGATCGCCGACATCAGGCGCGAGTTCTTCCACATGGTGAAGGCGCCGCCGACCAGGAATCCGGCCAGGGCCAGCAGGAAGACGACGAGGATGGAATTGGACACCCTGTCATCTTGCCCGGCGGCCCGGCATCGGCACACACCGGCCGGTCTGGGCAGGTGTGTGACATCCCCCAGTCGCTCCGCGGTGAACGCGGCCTCGGCGCGCTGATAGCTGTTCACCTGCCTATTCGCCAATTAACAAGCACGCAGGCTTGATTTTTTCTGTACCCGATGTGACCCTGGAACGCGACGCAGCGCAGGCGCTGCGGCAGCCACGTCGCAGGAGGAGGCGCCGCGCAGATGACCAGTCTGGGCTCCGATCCGGAAGTCCTCCGGATCGGTAACTGTTCCGGGTTCTACGGCGACCGGTTGAGCGCGATGCGCGAGATGCTCGAAGGCGGGCAGCTCGACGTACTCACCGGGGACTATCTCGCCGAACTCACCATGTTGATTCTCGGCCGCGACCGGATGAAGGATCCGGCGCTCGGCTACGCGAAGACGTTCGTCCGCCAGCTGGCGGACTGCCTCGGCCTGGCACTCGAGCGTGGTGTGCGCGTCGTCGTCAACGCCGGTGGGCTCAATCCGGCCGGGCTGGCACGGCGCGTCGGTGAGGTCGCCGACGAACTCGGGCTGGACGCGAAGATCGCCTACGTCCACGGGGACGACCTGCTGCCGCGCGCCCGGGAATTGGGGCTGGGCGCTCCGCTGACCGCCAATGCCTATCTGGGCGCCTGGGGTATCGCCGAGGCGCTGAACGCCGGCGCCGACATCGTCGTCACCGGCCGCGTCACCGACGCCGCGCTGGTCGTCGGCCCCGCCGCCGCTCACTTCGGCTGGGCCCGAGACGATTACGACGCGCTCGCCGGTGCGGTCGTGGCCGGGCACGTGATCGAATGCGGGACCCAGGCCACCGGCGGCAATTTCGCCTTCTTCACCGAATTCGAGGATCTGGGCCGCCCCGGATTTCCGATCGCCGAGGTGCGCCGTGACGGCAGCAGTGTCATCACCAAGCACGAGGGCACCGGCGGTGCGGTGACCGTCGACACCGTCGAAGCGCAGCTCATGTACGAGATCCAGGGTGCGCGCTACGCCGGGCCGGATGTCACCGCGCGGCTGGACAGCATCCGGCTCGGTGCCGCCGGACCGGACCGGGTCCTGATCAGCGGGGTCACCGGGGAGGCGCCGCCGCCGCAATTCAAGGTCTCGCTGAACACCCTCGGCGGTTTCCGCAACGAGATGACCTTCGTGCTGACCGGACTCGATATCGAGGCCAAAGCGCAACTGGCACAGCGGCAGCTGGAGAGCTGGCTGCCCGTGCGACCGGCCGAACTGGACTGGTCGCTGTCGCGGCTGGACCGTCCCGACGCCGATACCGAGGAGCGGGCCAGCGCACTGCTGCGCTGTGTGGTCCGCGATCCCGACCCGAACAAGGTCGGTCGCGTATTCTCCGGTGTCGCGGTCGAATTGGCGCTGGCCAGCTACCCCGGCTTCACCTTGACCTCACCGCCCGGCAACGGCGCCCCCTACGGCGTGTTCACCGCGGGCTATGTCGACGCGGGCGAGGTCGCGCACACCGCGGTGCTGCCCGACGGGTCCGAGGTGGCGATCGCGCCCGCCGCCTCGACCCGCGCACTGGCCGAGGTAGCGGAACCGGAACTCCCGCAGCCGCTGCCGCGCACCGAGACCCGCCGCGTTCCACTCGGTGCCATCGCGCTGGCCCGCAGCGGTGACAAGGGCGGCAACGCGAATATCGGCGTGTGGGTGCGCACCGACGAGCAGTGGCGCTGGCTCGCGCACACCCTCACCGTCGACGAACTGCAGGCGCTGCTGCCCGAAACCGCGAAGCTCAGCGTCACCCGGCATGTGCTGCCCAATCTGCGCGCGGTGAACTTCGTCATCGAGGGCCTGCTCGGACTCGGTGTCGCCTATCAGGCCCGATTCGATCCACAAGCCAAGGGACTCGGCGAATGGCTGCGGTCTCGACACATCGACATACCAGTGGAGTTGCTACCGTGACGACGAGTGTCTGGCAGACGCCCGAACGGCGTGAATTGCGTGCCACCGTACGAGGTTTCGCCGAGCGCGAGGTGCTGCCGTATCTGGACGACTGGGAGCGGGCGGGGGAGATCCCGCGCGAACTTCACAAGAAGGCCGGCGCCCTCGGACTACTCGGCATCCAGTTCCCGGAGGCGGTCGGCGGCGCCGGCGGTGACGGTATCGATGCCGCCATCGTCGCCGAGGAGATGCACTACGCGGGCTGTTCCGGTGGTCTGTTCGCCTCGCTGTTCACCTGCGGAATCGCGGTGCCGCACATGGCGGCCAGCGGTAACGCGGAGCTCATCGAGAACTGGGTGAAACCCACGCTGGCCGGTGAGAAGATCGGCTCGCTGGCGATCACCGAACCGGGTGGCGGCTCCGATGTCGGCCACCTCACCACCGCTGCGGTGCGCGACGGTGACGACTACGTGGTCAACGGCTCGAAGACGTTCATCACCTCCGGAGTGCGCGCCGATTACGTCGTGACCGCCGTGCGCACGGGCGGCCCGGGTGCGTCCGGGGTGTCGCTGCTGCTGGTCGAGAAGGACCGGCCCGGTTTCACGGTCAGCCGCAAGCTGGAGAAGATGGGCTGGCTGGCCTCCGATACCGCCGAACTGTCGTATGTGGATGTGCGGGTGCCGGTCTCGAATCTGGTGGGCGCGGAGAACTCCGGATTCGCGCAGATCGCCCAGGCTTTCGTCAGTGAGCGGGTGGGGTTGGCCGTGCAGGCCTACGGTCACGCGCAGCGCTGCCTGGATCTGACACTGGGCTGGTGCCGTGATCGCGAGACCTTCGGCCGGCCGCTGATCAGCCGCCAGGCCGTGCAGAACACGCTGTCGGAGATGGCCCGCCGCATCGACGTCGCCCGGGTGTACACCCGGCATGTCGCCGAGCGGGCGGCCGACGGCGAGACCGATCTGATCGCCGAGGTCTGCTTCGCCAAGAACACCGCCGTCGAAACCGCCGAATGGGTTGCCCACCAGGCGGTTCAGCTGTTCGGCGGGCTGGGCTACATGCGGGAATCCGAGGTGGAGCGGCACTACCGCGACGTCCGCATTCTCGGCATCGGCGGCGGCACCAACGAAATCCTGACCAGCCTCGCGGCCAAGCGATTGGGGTTCCAATCTTGAGCACACTGCGCACATCCATCGACCCGAATTCGGCCGACTACCAGGCCGCGGCCGAGGCCATGACCGAGAAACTGGCCGAGGTCGAGGCGGAATACGCCAAGAACATCGCCGGTGGGGGGCCGGACAAGATGGCCCGGCATCGCAAGCGCGGCAAGATGACCGCGCGCGAACGCATCGAACTGCTCATCGACGAGGATTCGCCGTTCCTGGAGCTGGCGCCGCTGGCCGCGTGGGGCAGCGAATTCCATGTCGGCGGCAGTGTCATCGCGGGTATCGGCATCGTCGAGGGTGTCGAATGCATGATCGTGGCGCCCGATCCGACCGTGCGCGGTGGCACCTCGAATCCGTGGACGCTGCGCAAGAACCTGCGCATGAACGATATCGCGCTGGAGAACCGGCTCCCGGTGATCGGGCTCGTCGAATCCGGCGGCGCCGATCTGCCCACACAGAAAGAGGTCTTCGTACCGGGCGGGCGGATGTTCCGCGATCTGACCCGCCTGTCGGCGGCCGGAATCCCCACCATCGCACTGGTATTCGGCAACTCCACCGCCGGTGGCGCCTACATTCCGGGCATGTCCGACTACACGGTCATGATCAAGGAGCGTTCCAAGGTGTTCCTCGGTGGACCGCCACTGGTGAAGATGGCGACCGGCGAGGAGTCCGACGACGAATCACTCGGTGGCGCCGAAATGCATGCGCGCACTTCGGGTCTGGCGGACTACCTGGCGGCCGACGAACAGGACGCCATCCGCATCGGCCGGTCCATCGTGCGCCGGCTGAACTGGACCAAGAAGGGGCCGGCGCCCAGGGCCGAGGTGATCGATCCGCTCTACGATCCCGAGGAACTGCTGGGCATCGTGCCCACCGATCTGAAGATCCCGTTCGATCCGCGCGAGGTCATCGCCCGGGTGGTGGACGGCTCCGATTTCGACGAGTTCAAACCGCTCTACGGTTCGAGCCTGGTCACGGGGTGGGCCGAACTGCACGGCTATCCGATCGGCATCCTCGCCAATGCCCGCGGGGTGCTGTTCTCCGAAGAGGCGCAGAAAGCGGCCCAGTTCATCCAGCTGGCCAACCAGTCCGACACCCCGCTGCTGTTCCTGCACAACACCACCGGCTACATGGTCGGCAAGGAGTACGAGCAGAAGGGCATCATCAAGCACGGCGCGATGATGATCAACGCGGTGTCGAATTCGAAGGTGCCGCACATCTCGGTGCTGATGGGCGCCTCCTACGGCGCCGGCCACTACGGCATGTGCGGTCGTGCCTACGATCCGCGCTTCGTCTTCGCCTGGCCCAGTGCGAAATCCGCGGTCATGGGCGGGGCTCAGCTGGCCGGCGTGATCTCCATCGTCGGCCGTGCCGCCGCCGAGTCGAGGGGGATGCCCTTCGACGAGGAGGCCGACAAGGGCATGCGCGCGATGATCGAAGCGCAGATCGAGGCCGAATCGCTGCCGATGTTCATGTCGGGCCGGCTCTACGACGACGGTGTCATCGACCCCCGCGATACCCGCACGGTATTGGGAATGGCGCTGTCCGCCATCCACAATTCCCCGATCGAAGGCGCCGAGGGCTTCGGCGTCTTCCGGATGTGAGGTGCGATATGACTGCATCGCGAAATGAGTCCGTGCGGGATGACGCTCGGGTGCCGGGTGGGCGCATCACGAATGTTCTGGTCGCCAATCGCGGGGAGATCGCCCGGCGGGTGTTCGCGACCTGCCGGCGCATGGGGATCGCCACGACCGCGGTGTATTCGGACGCGGACGCGCAGGCGCCGCATGTGGCCGAAGCCGATGCCGCGATCCGACTGCCCGGCAACAGTCCCGCCGAGACCTATCTGCGTGCCGAACTGATCATCGAGGCCGCACTCGCCGCCGGGGCGGATGCCGTCCATCCCGGGTACGGATTCCTCTCCGAGAACGCGGGATTCGCGAAGGCGGTGCAGGAGGCCGGGCTCGTCTGGATCGGCCCGCCGGTCGCGGCGATCGAGCAGATGGGCTCGAAGGTCGAGTCGAAGAAGATGATGGATGCCGCCGGCGTCCCGGTACTGAAGCAACTCGATCCGGCCGAGGTCACCGCGGATCTGCTGCCGGTGCTCATCAAGGCCTCCGCGGGTGGTGGCGGTCGCGGTATGCGGGTCGTGCGCGAACTTTCGCAACTGAACGACCAGATCGAGGCCGCCCGGCGCGAAGCCGAATCGGCATTCGGCGATCCGACGGTGTTCTGCGAACGCTATCTGGAAACCGGCCGCCATATCGAGGTCCAGGTCATGGCCGATACCCACGGCCGGGTCTGGGCGGTGGGCGAGCGCGAATGCTCGATTCAGCGGCGGCATCAGAAGGTGGTCGAGGAGGCACCCTCGCCACTGGTCGAGCGGATCTCGTCCATGCGGGAGCGTTTGTTCGAAGCGGCACGCCTGGCCTCGGAGGCCATCGGCTACGAGGGCGCCGGCACGGTCGAATTCCTGGCCGACGAGCAGGGCGACTTCTTCTTCCTGGAGATGAATACCCGTCTGCAGGTGGAACATCCGGTCACCGAGTGCACCACCGGACTGGATCTGGTCCGGTTGCAACTGCAGGTGGCGCAGGGCTACCGGCTGCCGGAGGCGCCGCCGCCGATGCGCGGACATTCGATCGAGGTGCGTCTGTACGCCGAGGATCCGGCACAGGACTGGCAGCCGCAGAGCGGTTCGGTGCATCGCATCGAATTCGCGCCGGGCACTGCCGAATTCACGGTGCTGACCGAACCCGGACTGCGGCTGGACTCCGGTGTCGTCGACGGTTCGGTGGTCGGAGTGTTCTACGACCCGATGCTCGCCAAGGTGATCTCCTACGCCGATACCCGCGAGGAGGCGGCGCATCTGCTGGCCACCGCGCTGCGGCGGGCTCGCATCCACGGTCTGGTCACCAACCGCGATCTGCTGGTCCGCGTGCTGCGACATCCGGCTTTCCTGGCCGGGGACACCGATACCGCCTTCTTCGCCACCCATGGACTGGAGAACCTGTCCGCACCGCTGGTTTCGGAGGCGGACGAGGCGTTGTCCATCATCGCCGCGGCGCTGGCCGACGCGGCGGCGAACCGGTCGCGGGCGCGAATCGGCGGCGGGTTGCCCAGTGGCTGGCGCAACCTGCCTTCGCAGGCCCAGAGCAAGTCCTACGAGAGCCGTACCTCGGGCGTCCACGAGGTGCGCTATCGGCTGAACCGCGCGGGCCTGAGCGTCGACGGGCACGAGGGTCTCGAATTGATCGAGGCCACACCGGATGTCGTGGTTCTTGCGGTGCCGGGCGAGCGCGGTGCGGTGCGGCGGCGATTCGAGATCGGCCGCTACGGCGATCTGGTGGCCGTGGATTCGCCGCTGGGACCGGTGTCGCTGCGCAAACTGCCGCGCTTCTCCGATCCCGCCGACCAGGTCGCCGAGGGCTCGCTGCTGGCGCCGATGCCCGGATCGGTGATCCGGCTGGGCGCCGAGATCGGCAGCACCGTGGTGAAGGGACAGCCGATCCTGTGGCTCGAGGCGATGAAGATGGAGCACACCATCGCGGCCCCCACCGACGGCGTGCTCGCCGAATTGAATGTGGCCGCCGGCCAGCAGGTCGAGGTCGGGGCCGTCCTCGCCGTCGTCCACGCCCCCGACCCGGCCGAATGAGCAGCGCAACAGCTTCCGACACCAGGAGTAGATCATGAGTTTCATCGAGACCGACGAGCAGAAGGCACTGCGCGCCGCGGTGGCCGCGCTCGCCGCGAAGTACAACTACCGCGACTACGTCGTGGCCAAGGCCCGTGCCAACGAACCGCTCGACGAATTGTGGAACGAGGCGGGCAAACTCGGCTTCCTCGGCGTGAATCTGCCGGAGGAGTACGGCGGCGGCGGTGCCGGCATCTACGAGCTGGCGCTGGTCATGGAGGAACTGTCGGCGCAGGGCGCGGGCCTGCTGCTGATGGTGGTCTCGCCCGCGATCTGCGGCACCATCATCACCAAGTACGGCACCGAGGAACAGAAGCAGTACTGGCTGACCCGGCTGGCCGACGGTTCGTCGAAGATGGTCTTCGGCATCACCGAGCCCGACGCCGGTTCCAACTCGCACAACATCACCACCACCGCGCGCCGGGACGGCGGCGACTGGATACTCAACGGCCGCAAGATCTTCATCTCCGGCGTCGATCAGGCCGAGGCGGTGCTGATCGTCTCGCGCACCGAGGATTCCAAGACCGGCAAGCTGAAGCCGGCCCTGTTCATCGTCCCCACCGACACTCCCGGCTTCCAGAAGAACCGCCAGGAGATGGACATCATCGAGCCGGACAACCAGTTCACGCTGTTCCTCGACGATGTCCGGCTGCCCGCCACGGCACTGGTCGGTGAGGAGGACGCGGCGATCGCGCAGCTGTTCGCCGGGCTGAACCCCGAGCGGATCCTGGGTGCGGCGATGGCGACGGGGATGGGCCGCTATGCCATCGACCGCGCGGTGGAGTACGCCCGGGAGCGGCAGGTGTGGAAGACCCCGATCGGTGCGCATCAGGGCATTTCGCATCCGCTGGCGCAGGTGAAGATCGAGGTCGAACTCGCCAAGCTGATGATGCAGAAGGCCGCGGTGCTCTACGACTCCGGCGACGACTTCGGTGCCGCGGAAGCGGCGAACATGGCGAAATACGCCGCGGCCGAGGCGAGTATCAAGGCGCTGGATCAGGCGATCCAGACCCACGGCGGATCCGGGCTCACCTCGGATGTGGGCCTCGCGGCCATGCTCGGCGCGGCCCGCATCGGCCGGGTGGCGCCGGTCAGCCGCGAAATGGTGCTCAACTTCGTCGCCCAGCATTCGCTGGGCCTGCCGAAGTCGTACTGATGCCCGCTCGGCCGGACCGGATACCGGTCCGGCCGCCTGTCCATCCGGTGTAAGGAGAACGCAAGTGAGTGAAACCAACGGTGCCGAAACGCCTTTCGTGCGCTACGAACTGCGCGACGGAATGGCGGTGCTCACCCTGGATTCTCCGCACAACCGGAATGCGCTGTCCTCGACGCTGGTCCGGGAGTTGCTCGACGGGCTGCGCCGGGCCGGGGCCGATGACCGGGCGCGCGGTGTGATCCTCACCCATACCGGCAACACCTTCTGCGCCGGTGCGGATCTGAAGGAAGCGCTCGACGCCGATCCCGCCGCGGCCGCCGATATCCGCACCCGCTGGATGATCGAGGTATTGCGCGGCATCGTCGAACTGCCCAAACCTGTGATCGCGCAGATCGACGGCAATGTGCGGGCCGGCGGTATGGGGATCGTCGGCGCCTGCGACATCGTCGTCGCCGGGCCGGCGAGCAGCTTCGCGCTGACCGAGGCGCGACTGGGCCTGGCGCCGTTCATGATCTCGCTCACCCTGCTCCCGCGGTTGACCTCGCGTGCGGCCGCCCGGTACTACCAGACCGGGGAGACCTTCGACCCTGCCGAAGCCGAGCGGATCGGATTGATCACCGTCGCCGCCGCGGATCCGGCCGCCGAGGTCGCTCGGCTGTGCGGGGAACTGCGTAAGAGTTCCCCGCAGGGTCTGGCCGAGAGTAAGCGGCTGGTGAACGCCGGCCTGCTCGCCGAATTCGATCGCAGTGCCGATGAGCTGGCTCAACGCTCCGCGAGCTATTTCGGAACGCCCGAGGTCATCGAGGGTATGACGGCCTTCTTCCAGCGCCGTCCGCCGAGCTGGGCAGAATGAGGCCATCATGACCGCATCGCACGAACCGAAACAGGACCGCAGCCGGGCCACCCGGCAGCGGCTGCTCGAGGCCACCATCGACTGCCTGGCCGACATGGGCTGGGCGGCCGCCACCGTCGCGGTCGTCGCCGAACGTGCCGGGGTGTCACGCGGTGCGGCACAACATCATTTCCCGACCCGCGAGGACCTGATCACCGCGGCCCTCGAGTACATGTTCGACACCCGGATGGCGCAGTCG
The genomic region above belongs to Nocardia spumae and contains:
- a CDS encoding acyl-CoA dehydrogenase family protein, which translates into the protein MSFIETDEQKALRAAVAALAAKYNYRDYVVAKARANEPLDELWNEAGKLGFLGVNLPEEYGGGGAGIYELALVMEELSAQGAGLLLMVVSPAICGTIITKYGTEEQKQYWLTRLADGSSKMVFGITEPDAGSNSHNITTTARRDGGDWILNGRKIFISGVDQAEAVLIVSRTEDSKTGKLKPALFIVPTDTPGFQKNRQEMDIIEPDNQFTLFLDDVRLPATALVGEEDAAIAQLFAGLNPERILGAAMATGMGRYAIDRAVEYARERQVWKTPIGAHQGISHPLAQVKIEVELAKLMMQKAAVLYDSGDDFGAAEAANMAKYAAAEASIKALDQAIQTHGGSGLTSDVGLAAMLGAARIGRVAPVSREMVLNFVAQHSLGLPKSY
- a CDS encoding acyclic terpene utilization AtuA family protein, whose amino-acid sequence is MTSLGSDPEVLRIGNCSGFYGDRLSAMREMLEGGQLDVLTGDYLAELTMLILGRDRMKDPALGYAKTFVRQLADCLGLALERGVRVVVNAGGLNPAGLARRVGEVADELGLDAKIAYVHGDDLLPRARELGLGAPLTANAYLGAWGIAEALNAGADIVVTGRVTDAALVVGPAAAHFGWARDDYDALAGAVVAGHVIECGTQATGGNFAFFTEFEDLGRPGFPIAEVRRDGSSVITKHEGTGGAVTVDTVEAQLMYEIQGARYAGPDVTARLDSIRLGAAGPDRVLISGVTGEAPPPQFKVSLNTLGGFRNEMTFVLTGLDIEAKAQLAQRQLESWLPVRPAELDWSLSRLDRPDADTEERASALLRCVVRDPDPNKVGRVFSGVAVELALASYPGFTLTSPPGNGAPYGVFTAGYVDAGEVAHTAVLPDGSEVAIAPAASTRALAEVAEPELPQPLPRTETRRVPLGAIALARSGDKGGNANIGVWVRTDEQWRWLAHTLTVDELQALLPETAKLSVTRHVLPNLRAVNFVIEGLLGLGVAYQARFDPQAKGLGEWLRSRHIDIPVELLP
- a CDS encoding enoyl-CoA hydratase family protein, translated to MAVLTLDSPHNRNALSSTLVRELLDGLRRAGADDRARGVILTHTGNTFCAGADLKEALDADPAAAADIRTRWMIEVLRGIVELPKPVIAQIDGNVRAGGMGIVGACDIVVAGPASSFALTEARLGLAPFMISLTLLPRLTSRAAARYYQTGETFDPAEAERIGLITVAAADPAAEVARLCGELRKSSPQGLAESKRLVNAGLLAEFDRSADELAQRSASYFGTPEVIEGMTAFFQRRPPSWAE
- a CDS encoding acyl-CoA dehydrogenase family protein encodes the protein MTTSVWQTPERRELRATVRGFAEREVLPYLDDWERAGEIPRELHKKAGALGLLGIQFPEAVGGAGGDGIDAAIVAEEMHYAGCSGGLFASLFTCGIAVPHMAASGNAELIENWVKPTLAGEKIGSLAITEPGGGSDVGHLTTAAVRDGDDYVVNGSKTFITSGVRADYVVTAVRTGGPGASGVSLLLVEKDRPGFTVSRKLEKMGWLASDTAELSYVDVRVPVSNLVGAENSGFAQIAQAFVSERVGLAVQAYGHAQRCLDLTLGWCRDRETFGRPLISRQAVQNTLSEMARRIDVARVYTRHVAERAADGETDLIAEVCFAKNTAVETAEWVAHQAVQLFGGLGYMRESEVERHYRDVRILGIGGGTNEILTSLAAKRLGFQS
- a CDS encoding acyl-CoA carboxylase subunit beta encodes the protein MSTLRTSIDPNSADYQAAAEAMTEKLAEVEAEYAKNIAGGGPDKMARHRKRGKMTARERIELLIDEDSPFLELAPLAAWGSEFHVGGSVIAGIGIVEGVECMIVAPDPTVRGGTSNPWTLRKNLRMNDIALENRLPVIGLVESGGADLPTQKEVFVPGGRMFRDLTRLSAAGIPTIALVFGNSTAGGAYIPGMSDYTVMIKERSKVFLGGPPLVKMATGEESDDESLGGAEMHARTSGLADYLAADEQDAIRIGRSIVRRLNWTKKGPAPRAEVIDPLYDPEELLGIVPTDLKIPFDPREVIARVVDGSDFDEFKPLYGSSLVTGWAELHGYPIGILANARGVLFSEEAQKAAQFIQLANQSDTPLLFLHNTTGYMVGKEYEQKGIIKHGAMMINAVSNSKVPHISVLMGASYGAGHYGMCGRAYDPRFVFAWPSAKSAVMGGAQLAGVISIVGRAAAESRGMPFDEEADKGMRAMIEAQIEAESLPMFMSGRLYDDGVIDPRDTRTVLGMALSAIHNSPIEGAEGFGVFRM
- a CDS encoding acetyl/propionyl/methylcrotonyl-CoA carboxylase subunit alpha, whose protein sequence is MRDDARVPGGRITNVLVANRGEIARRVFATCRRMGIATTAVYSDADAQAPHVAEADAAIRLPGNSPAETYLRAELIIEAALAAGADAVHPGYGFLSENAGFAKAVQEAGLVWIGPPVAAIEQMGSKVESKKMMDAAGVPVLKQLDPAEVTADLLPVLIKASAGGGGRGMRVVRELSQLNDQIEAARREAESAFGDPTVFCERYLETGRHIEVQVMADTHGRVWAVGERECSIQRRHQKVVEEAPSPLVERISSMRERLFEAARLASEAIGYEGAGTVEFLADEQGDFFFLEMNTRLQVEHPVTECTTGLDLVRLQLQVAQGYRLPEAPPPMRGHSIEVRLYAEDPAQDWQPQSGSVHRIEFAPGTAEFTVLTEPGLRLDSGVVDGSVVGVFYDPMLAKVISYADTREEAAHLLATALRRARIHGLVTNRDLLVRVLRHPAFLAGDTDTAFFATHGLENLSAPLVSEADEALSIIAAALADAAANRSRARIGGGLPSGWRNLPSQAQSKSYESRTSGVHEVRYRLNRAGLSVDGHEGLELIEATPDVVVLAVPGERGAVRRRFEIGRYGDLVAVDSPLGPVSLRKLPRFSDPADQVAEGSLLAPMPGSVIRLGAEIGSTVVKGQPILWLEAMKMEHTIAAPTDGVLAELNVAAGQQVEVGAVLAVVHAPDPAE